The following proteins are co-located in the Argopecten irradians isolate NY chromosome 9, Ai_NY, whole genome shotgun sequence genome:
- the LOC138332270 gene encoding vitamin D 25-hydroxylase-like gives MTSYPRVGSGRMPKTQDRVNLPYTEAVIYEVMRIASVVPFGVAHAARVDSSICGYDIPKDTTVVISHWALHNDPKHWDQPQVFNPDRFLTPEGKLAPTPQSWLPFSVGNRACLGGPAAKQELMLMIPMILQEFNLKLPPGVAADYSPEASGLTGYMANKYLITAEKRSA, from the exons ATGACATCTTACCCACGAGTAGGAAGCGGACGGATGCCAAAGACACAGGACCGCGTTAACCTGCCCTACACCGAAGCCGTGATATACGAGGTGATGAGGATAGCTTCAGTAGTACCGTTTGGTGTGGCACACGCTGCTCGGGTGGATTCCTCAATAT GTGGTTATGACATTCCAAAGGACACAACTGTCGTGATCAGCCATTGGGCCCTACACAATGATCCAAAGCACTGGGATCAGCCTCAGGTATTCAACCCCGACAGATTCCTGACTCCCGAAGGTAAGCTTGCTCCAACTCCCCAGAGTTGGCTCCCTTTCTCTGTCGGAAATAGAGCATGTCTTGGAGGGCCTGCTGCAAAGCAAGAGCTTATGCTGATGATTCCGATGATTCTCCAAGAATTCAACCTGAAACTGCCACCAGGTGTCGCCGCTGACTACTCACCGGAAGCGTCTGGACTGACAGGATACATGgcaaataaatatttgataacagCCGAGAAAAGATCTGCATAA